In the Plasmodium malariae genome assembly, contig: PmUG01_00_30, whole genome shotgun sequence genome, one interval contains:
- the PmUG01_00056800 gene encoding Plasmodium exported protein, unknown function, with the protein MEQNFVQYLLIKTAVFILLFWICHFKDDMRSTYDNSKFIIKLDVRLCRIMAAHKKEKHSNIKCIKKEIKNNGEYKKMESSNTKTGITVKNKRLDKIYYKNLVSYMANADFKYLRKSMKKKVFQICVLASVHILLGILLIVLKKLNYLKDVELSGRLYLSHLGCVIFMYIVILSMFYFYKKFQTYIKLTRIKADIYNTAYPSFRKVDLYKD; encoded by the exons ATGGAGCAAAATTTTGtgcaatatttattaattaaaactgcggtatttatccttttattttGGATATGTCATTTTAAGGATGATATG AGATCCACATATGATAAttctaaatttattataaaattagatGTGAGATTGTGTCGAATAATGGCGGCacataaaaaggaaaaacattcaaatattaaatgtataaagaaggaaataaaaaataatggagaatacaaaaaaatggaatCATCTAATACTAAAACGGGAATcacagtaaaaaataaaaggctagacaaaatatattataaaaatttagttaGTTATATGGCAAATGCTGATTTTAAGTATTTAAGAAAAagcatgaaaaaaaaagtatttcaGATTTGTGTTTTAGCTAGCGTCCATATACTACTTGGAATACTActaattgttttaaaaaaattaaattatttaaaagatgTAGAGTTATCTGGTAGATTATATTTATCACATCTAGGATGTGTGATATTCATGtatatagttatattaagtatgttttatttttacaaaaaatttcaaacatatataaagttaACACGTATA